A window of Rhododendron vialii isolate Sample 1 chromosome 13a, ASM3025357v1 contains these coding sequences:
- the LOC131313298 gene encoding protein NRT1/ PTR FAMILY 8.5-like codes for MRGDFVILSLHKFRRIVCSICIDLLILVCIFLVFSKLGHRQGQEGSTRSGCGPVRPKVPEKGQGFGQLLQLPSVSANKGWWWGFLICTVVTGIGYAVLAVGRPFYRIHLPGESPVIRIAQLIVVPLKNQRMNLPESLDELYEIKEKESISQEEILSHTKQFR; via the exons ATGAGAGGTGATTTTGTTATACTAAGTTTGCACAAATTTCGACGAATTGTATGTTCAATTTGCATAGATCTATTAATTCTAGTTTgtattttccttgttttctcTAAACTTGGGCACCGGCAGGGTCAAGAGGGCTCTACCCGCAGTGGGTGCGGACCAGTTCGACCAAAAGTTCCCGAAAAAGGCCAAGGCTTTGGCCAGTTACTTCAACTTCCTTCTGTT AGCGCCAACAaagggtggtggtgggggtttCTCATTTGCACTGTTGTTACTGGTATTGGGTATGCTGTGCTCGCTGTTGGAAGGCCTTTCTATCGGATCCACTTGCCCGGGGAGAGCCCCGTCATCAGGATCGCACAG CTGATTGTAGTGCCTTTAAAAAATCAAAGGATGAATCTGCCAGAGAGCCTCGATGAACTCTACGAGATCAAGGAAAAGGAATCAATTTCTCAGGAGGAAATACTTTCACACACCAAACAATTCAGGTGA